The following proteins are co-located in the Apium graveolens cultivar Ventura chromosome 5, ASM990537v1, whole genome shotgun sequence genome:
- the LOC141659489 gene encoding heparanase-like protein 1, with the protein MSSCMKALVLLAFLTLCVSERVEVEIRSVTSIAKTDEDFICATIDLWPSTKCDYKQCPWPHVGLLNLDLKNKVLANAMKAFNPMRLRIGGSLEDQTVYKVGLVTKCPHFKNRMNVRRFGFSNGCITMERWDQLNQLFNETGAKVTFSLNALRGRKLEKKNSTLWIGNWNKLNAQQFMEYTISKGYRIDSYELGNELTGSGVSAKVGAAQYGKDMIVLSNLVKKLYANSSDQPKILGPGGFYDEDWFNEFLQVSGPGTVHGLTHHIYNLGAGVDTDLIDKVQDPFFLDRVAQTFKDVSESVKLYGPWTGAWVGESGGAYNSGGKHVSHTFADGFWYLDQLGMASTFDHKVYCRQALIGGNYGLLNTTTFAPNPDYYGALLWHRLMGTRVLQVSQDASPYLRTYAHCTKQSVQKRGDITVLLINMSNSTTFIVNIKNDLNLYPSILDGLPPREEYHLTPQGGDIQSEVVLLNDTPLKLTKSLDIPNLNPAFASPLDPIKVAPDSFVFAVLRGFGAPACSS; encoded by the exons atgagttcatgcatgaagGCATTAGTATTACTTGCTTTTCTAACATTATGTGTGAGTGAGAGAGTGGAGGTTGAAATAAGAAGTGTAACATCAATAGCAAAGACTGATGAAGATTTCATTTGTGCAACTATTGATTTGTGGCCTTCAACTAAGTGTGACTATAAGCAGTGTCCTTGGCCTCATGTTGGTCTTCTTAATTTG gatttgaagaataaGGTTCTTGCTAATGCCATGAAAG CATTTAACCCCATGAGGCTAAGAATTGGAGGATCATTAGAAGATCAGACTGTTTACAAAGTTGGATTAGTCACCAAATGTCCACACTTCAAGAACAGAATGAATGTTCGACGTTTCGGATTCTCCAATGGCTGCATCACCATGGAAAGATGGGATCAGCTCAACCAATTATTCAACGAAACTGG GGCGAAAGTAACATTCAGTTTGAATGCTCTTCGGGGAAGGAAGTTAGAGAAGAAGAACAGCACTCTCTGGATTGGTAACTGGAACAAGCTAAATGCTCAGCAGTTCATGGAGTACACAATCTCGAAAGGTTACAGGATTGATTCCTACGAACTTG GAAATGAGCTAACAGGGTCTGGGGTATCTGCAAAGGTTGGGGCAGCGCAATATGGAAAGGACATGATTGTTCTAAGCAATCTCGTGAAAAAGCTGTATGCAAACTCTTCCGATCAGCCAAAGATTCTGGGTCCTGGTGGCTTCTACGACGAGGACTGGTTCAATGAGTTCCTCCAGGTTTCAGGACCAGGAACAGTTCATGGTTTAACTCACCATATCTACAATCTTGGAGCAG GTGTTGACACGGACCTCATAGATAAAGTTCAAGACCCGTTCTTCCTAGACCGTGTAGCACAGACATTCAAAGATGTTTCAGAATCGGTTAAGCTATATGGACCATGGACCGGTGCCTGGGTAGGGGAATCCGGGGGTGCTTATAACAGCGGTGGCAAACACGTCTCTCATACCTTTGCTGATGGTTTCTGGTATTTGGATCAGCTGGGCATGGCATCCACTTTTGATCATAAAGTTTACTGCAGACAAGCTTTGATCGGAGGAAACTATGGTCTTCTTAATACAACCACATTTGCCCCTAATCCCGATTACTATGG CGCGTTGTTATGGCATCGCCTTATGGGGACTAGAGTTCTTCAAGTCAGTCAAGATGCATCTCCTTATTTACGTACATACGCACATTGCACCAAACAATCCGTGCAGAAAAGAGGCGACATAACGGTGCTTCTGATAAACATGTCAAACTCTACCACTTTTATAGTGAATATCAAGAACGATCTAAATCTATATCCAAGTATACTCGACGGCCTCCCACCAAGAGAAGAGTACCATCTTACACCACAAGGCGGCGACATTCAAAGTGAAGTAGTTTTATTGAACGATACACCATTGAAGCTGACAAAGTCGCTGGATATCCCGAATTTGAATCCTGCATTTGCCTCTCCGCTTGATCCTATCAAAGTCGCACCCGATTCTTTCGTCTTTGCAGTCTTGAGAGGTTTTGGTGCTCCTGCTTGTTCTTCGTAA
- the LOC141659491 gene encoding uncharacterized protein LOC141659491: MELSSGPSPRLNSIAIHNDTYDSSVVQLDKDDFDHHHTFASKSALEILRETVRILRYNLSGFMAITAVLICPVSALLLSNFLVDHRLVKRITIRLLLVVKASGLPLKPFVRQSCQKFSEMAISSTVCFPLFITLLLMSKAAVVYSVDCTYARKMFDASKCYVIMTKIWKRIVLTYLWACSVMVGCLTLFLVFLVTVSSFLSLIGFPPDFNVYFAIMIGLFFSIFLANAIIICNIATVISVLEDVAGPQALMRSSILIRGQTQVGLLIFLGSTIGLSFVEGLFEHRVKTLSYGDGSSRIWEGPLLVLMYSFVVLIDIMMSTVFYFSCKSYSLESSHEECQPVLEARNISPAAPEVQ; this comes from the coding sequence ATGGAACTCTCTAGTGGACCTAGTCCTAGACTCAATTCGATAGCTATACACAACGACACTTACGATTCTTCAGTTGTTCAATTAGACAAAGATGATTTCGATCATCACCACACTTTCGCCTCGAAAAGTGCTCTCGAAATTCTCCGAGAAACTGTCAGAATTCTTCGATACAATTTATCCGGTTTTATGGCGATTACTGCTGTTTTAATTTGCCCTGTTTCCGCATTACTATTGTCGAATTTTTTAGTCGATCATCGTCTCGTTAAGCGCATTACTATTAGGCTTTTGTTAGTTGTGAAGGCTAGTGGACTTCCGTTAAAGCCTTTTGTTAGACAGTCCTGTCAGAAGTTCTCGGAAATGGCTATATCGTCTACTGTGTGTTTCCCGTTGTTTATTACTTTGTTGTTGATGTCGAAAGCTGCTGTTGTTTATTCGGTTGATTGTACATATGCGAGAAAAATGTTTGATGCGTCGAAGTGTTATGTTATTATGACGAAGATTTGGAAACGGATTGTTTTAACGTATTTGTGGGCTTGTAGTGTTATGGTCGGATGCCTCACTTTGTTTCTCGTGTTTCTTGTTACTGTCAGCAGCTTTCTTTCTCTGATCGGGTTTCCGCCTGATTTTAATGTGTATTTCGCAATTATGATCGGGCTTTTCTTTTCCATCTTTTTGGCTAATGCGATTATAATTTGTAATATTGCTACTGTGATATCGGTGTTGGAGGATGTAGCAGGGCCTCAGGCATTGATGAGGTCTAGTATACTTATTAGGGGTCAGACGCAAGTTGGACTGTTGATATTTCTGGGTTCCACCATTGGGTTGTCTTTTGTGGAGGGTTTGTTTGAGCATAGAGTGAAGACGCTAAGCTATGGAGACGGGTCTTCCAGGATATGGGAAGGACCACTTTTGGTTCTAATGTATTCGTTTGTAGTGCTCATCGATATAATGATGAGTACAGTTTTTTACTTCAGTTGCAAGTCCTACAGTTTGGAATCTTCACATGAAGAATGTCAGCCAGTTTTAGAAGCCCGGAATATTTCCCCAGCAGCACCTGAAGTACAATAA
- the LOC141659490 gene encoding uncharacterized protein LOC141659490 has protein sequence MWGFISKAIGSIGGMNKISLDQSQASLDVSDDETCSNESSDDGLECPICCESFNIVENVPYVLWCGHTLCKNCVLGLQLAVYKFSNQKIQIPFFISCPWCHLLTFRLVYRGNLKFPCKNYFLLWMVESLNGDRLKSHSLIAGDCQPLWSPKSTSCAVNHSTSVNSRRSQRSGHSGSNSDNTNGVSGSVSLERTYSFHKSLDFFINLTAKIPLVLLLLLIVLFVIPASVAILALYLLVTVLFALPSFSVLYFAYPALEWLARELAT, from the coding sequence ATGTGGGGTTTCATCTCAAAGGCAATTGGAAGCATTGGAGGGATGAACAAAATTTCTTTGGACCAAAGTCAAGCTTCTTTAGATGTCTCAGACGATGAAACCTGCTCAAATGAGAGTTCTGATGACGGACTAGAATGTCCAATATGCTGTGAATCTTTTAATATCGTCGAGAACGTGCCCTATGTCTTATGGTGTGGCCATACACTCTGCAAAAATTGCGTCCTAGGGCTTCAGTTAGCTGTTTATAAGTTCTCGAACCAAAAAATCCAGATTCCATTCTTTATCTCATGTCCTTGGTGCCACTTGTTAACTTTTCGACTGGTTTACAGGGGTAACCTCAAATTTCCTTGCAAGAATTACTTTCTCCTTTGGATGGTAGAGAGCTTGAATGGTGACAGACTGAAGTCCCATTCCTTAATTGCCGGGGACTGTCAACCACTTTGGTCTCCAAAAAGCACTTCATGTGCTGTAAATCATTCCACCAGTGTAAATTCAAGGAGGTCTCAACGTTCAGGACACTCAGGGTCCAATAGTGATAATACTAATGGTGTCAGTGGCTCTGTTAGTCTGGAGAGAACCTATTCGTTTCATAAATCTTTGGATTTCTTCATCAACTTGACAGCCAAGATCCCATTGGTACTCTTACTTCTTCTGATTGTTCTTTTCGTGATCCCTGCCAGCGTTGCCATTTTAGCCTTGTATTTACTTGTTACTGTTCTATTTGCGCTCCCATCTTTCTCGGTATTGTATTTTGCATATCCTGCATTGGAGTGGCTGGCAAGAGAACTTGCCACATga
- the LOC141659484 gene encoding putative mitochondrial-processing peptidase subunit beta, mitochondrial, whose product MALRHLLTLSHRSLSHRSVKCTRPFSHHLSFSTLLPLDNKPLPSPPPPDYMVYDRLAEQVKSKLARLDKPDSRFLQHNSPIPSRADHTSALSFPDTKITTLPNGIRVATESNLAMATATVGVWIDAGSRYETDESNGVAHFLEHMIFKGTMNRSVRKLEEEIENMGGHLNAYTTREQTTYFTRVMGKDVARAVQILADVLQNSVFDEGHIDHERKVILRELDEVEKSPEEVIFDQLHATAFQYSPLGRPVLGPVDNIKKITKADLQKYISDHYAPHRMVISASGAVKHEEVVEQVKQLFTKLSTNADTTCQLVAKEPSGFTGSEIRIHNLDDPLIRFAVAVEGASWTDPDSIALMVMQSMLGSYNKNAGGGKHVGSHLVERIAIDEIAESMMAFNNNYKDTGLFGVYAAAEPSNCEDLAYSIMHAMAKLCYKVSDDDVVRAANQLKSSLLLHVDGTSGTAEDIGRQLITYGRRIPFAELFARIDAVDSSTVKRVAKRFIEDKDIVLAATGDPQNIFLPDYNWFQRRTYWLRH is encoded by the exons ATGGCATTACGCCATCTCCTCACTCTCTCGCACCGCTCTCTGTCGCACCGCTCTGTCAAATGCACTCGTCCCTTCTCCCACCACCTCTCCTTTTCCACCCTCCTCCCTCTTGACAACAAACCTCTCCCCTCCCCACCTCCCCCAGACTACATGGTCTACGACCGTCTCGCGGAACAAGTCAAGTCGAAACTCGCTCGTCTCGATAAACCCGACTCCAG GTTCCTGCAGCACAACTCTCCTATCCCTTCCCGAGCTGATCACACTTCTGCATTGTCTTTTCCTGACACCAAGATCACTACTCTGCCTAATGGTATTCGAGTGGCTACGGAGAGTAATCTTGCAATGGCTACTGCCACGGTTGGTGTTTGGATCGATGCAGGGAGTCGGTACGAGACGGATGAGTCTAATGGCGTGGCACATTTCTTGGAACACATGATTTTCAAAGGGACTATGAATAGGAGTGTTAGGAAATTAGAAGAAGAGATTGAGAACATGGGAGGACACTTGAATGCGTATACTACTCGAGAACAAACTACTTATTTTACTAGAGTTATGGGGAAGGATGTTGCTAGAGCTGTTCAGATTCTTGCTGATGTTCTGCAGAACTCTGTGTTTGATGAAGGCCACATTGATCATGAACGTAAAGTTATTCTACGCGAATTGGATGAG GTGGAGAAGAGCCCGGAAGAAGTGATTTTCGACCAATTGCATGCTACTGCTTTCCAGTATAGTCCATTAGGTAGACCTGTTCTTGGCCCTGTTGACAACATTAAGAAAATTACAAAGGCAGATCTTCAGAAGTACATTTCAGACCACTATGCTCCTCACAGAATG GTTATATCTGCATCAGGAGCTGTTAAGCATGAAGAAGTTGTTGAGCAAGTAAAACAACTGTTCACTAAGCTCTCAACTAATGCTGATACCACTTGTCAGTTGGTTGCTAAGGAGCCTTCAGGATTTACTGGTTCCGAG ATTCGGATTCACAATCTTGATGATCCTCTCATTCGATTTGCGGTTGCTGTTGAGGGGGCATCATGGACAGATCCGGATTCTATTGCTCTTATGGTAATGCAGAGCATGCTGGGGTCATATAACAAAAATGCAGGAGGAGGAAAGCACGTCGG TTCACACCTTGTAGAAAGGATAGCTATTGATGAAATAGCTGAAAGCATGATGGCTTTCAATAACAACTATAAAGATACTGGATTATTTGGCGTCTATGCTGCTGCAGAG CCATCAAACTGTGAGGACTTGGCTTATTCAATCATGCACGCGATGGCAAAATTATGTTACAAAGTCTCAGATGATGATGTTGTTCGCGCAGCTAATCAG CTGAAATCATCGTTGCTTCTCCACGTTGATGGTACCAGTGGAACTGCTGAAGACATTGGCCGTCAG CTAATTACATATGGGAGAAGAATTCCATTTGCAGAATTATTTGCCAGGATCGATGCAGTGGATTCAAGCACTGTCAAACGCGTTGCAAAGCGTTTTATAGAGGACAAA GATATCGTACTAGCAGCCACAGGGGATCCCCAGAACATTTTCTTACCTGATTACAATTGGTTCCAACGCAGGACTTACTGGTTACGCCATTAG
- the LOC141659486 gene encoding beta-glucosidase 40-like — protein MKDMGMDAYRFSISWSRIFPNGTGKISQAGVDHYNHFINALVASGIEPYVTLYHWDLPQALEDKYQGWLSSQIINDFATYAETCFQEFGDRVKHWMTFNEPHTFAIQGYDLGLEAPGRCSILSHLYCKDGNSATEPYIVGHNVLLAHGTATDIYRKMYKQKQNGIVGLAFDTFWYEPTTNSTADIEAAGRAMEFNLGWFLDPLMFGDYPSSMRSRVGSRLPKFSEAESTLLKGSLDFVGINHYTTWYAMNSSVESFLNDSIADIGALTLPFKDGRPIGDRANSIWLYIVPQGMRSVLNYVKTRYGNPLVMITENGMDDANSPFTSIKDALKDEKRIKYHNDYLTNVLAAINEDGCNVKGYFAWSLLDNWEWAAGFSSRFGLYYVDYHDKLRRYAKDSVYWFKRFLAPN, from the exons ATGAAAGATATGGGAATGGATGCTTATAGGTTTTCGATCTCTTGGTCTAGGATTTTTCCCA ATGGAACTGGAAAAATCAGTCAAGCTGGAGTTGATCATTATAATCATTTCATCAATGCTTTAGTAGCCAGTG GAATTGAACCATATGTTACCCTTTACCATTGGGATCTTCCTCAAGCCCTGGAAGACAAATATCAAGGATGGCTCAGCTCCCAAATAAt TAACGACTTTGCCACGTATGCTGAGACCTGCTTCCAGGAATTTGGTGACAGGGTGAAGCACTGGATGACATTCAATGAGCCCCATACTTTTGCCATTCAAGGCTATGATTTAGGGCTTGAGGCACCGGGAAGATGCTCCATTCTTAGCCATTTGTACTGCAAGGACGGAAATTCTGCAACTGAGCCTTACATTGTAGGTCACAATGTTCTACTTGCTCATGGAACTGCCACAGATATTTATAGAAAAATGTACAAG CAAAAACAAAATGGAATAGTGGGACTAGCATTTGATACTTTTTGGTATGAACCTACAACAAACTCTACAGCAGACATAGAAGCTGCAGGACGAGCAATGGAGTTTAACTTGGGGTG GTTTCTCGATCCATTGATGTTTGGTGATTATCCGAGCTCAATGAGAAGTAGAGTAGGAAGTCGATTACCAAAATTTTCTGAAGCTGAATCCACTCTTCTTAAGGGCAGTCTTGATTTTGTGGGCATAAATCACTACACAACATGGTATGCCATGAACAGCTCTGTGGAAAGCTTTCTCAATGATTCAATTGCAGACATTGGTGCCCTCACTCTGC CATTCAAAGACGGAAGACCTATTGGTGATCGG GCCAATTCAATATGGTTGTACATAGTACCTCAGGGAATGAGAAGTGTTTTAAACTATGTAAAGACGAGATATGGAAATCCCTTGGTCATGATAACTGAAAATG GTATGGATGATGCAAATAGCCCATTTACTTCCATTAAGGACGCGTTGAAGGATGAGAAAAGGATCAAATACCATAACGATTACTTGACAAACGTGCTTGCAGCCATCAA TGAAGACGGATGCAACGTGAAAGGATACTTTGCTTGGTCTCTCTTGGATAACTGGGAATGGGCAGCTGGATTCAGTTCAAGGTTTGGTCTGTATTACGTTGATTACCATGACAAGCTCAGAAGATACGCGAAGGACTCAGTTTATTGGTTCAAGAGATTCTTGGCTCCAAATTAG
- the LOC141723311 gene encoding uncharacterized protein LOC141723311 has translation MHKVFDLVLVGIMKDFRSLDSKNSKKISRDVNSSFGLSEERFCKQCGKGFQSLKALCGHMACHSEKGRVLKEYKKSENSELVDGHFDTDENLSRKARFRAKQYKKTAVKSFEFGNTNGSSSVCDSEEEETEDVAVCLMMLSRDSRKWSGVSSIVKSSDNQSTDLETKSSSVEMKTPRNDAIYRKPESSALITKSVHTKNYASGYLKKGESEISTDELFNNQYKDAELAMIYDRVQSYSAYESKGLKEHEFGYAGTSTKLQKFDSRKRSRDCDDSTEQNQNVHSRKKYDCVNCHRSFDSFQALGGHRPCHKKADPTFQYEYDTSDNSLEDDITPISTPIRKLGQRLYNRKPVSRDISVDAKKKDRAKKSKAHQCPFCSKMFKSGQALGSHKRTHLVYDPEDSGSSPPNTRNLIDLNLPAPEEDDEFEDNNQFIYQD, from the coding sequence ATGCACAAGGTGTTTGATCTTGTTCTAGTAGGAATTATGAAAGATTTTCGATCTTTGGATAGTAAAAATTCAAAGAAGATATCGAGAGATGTGAATTCGAGTTTTGGTTTATCAGAAGAGAGATTTTGCAAGCAATGTGGTAAAGGGTTTCAGTCACTTAAGGCATTGTGTGGTCATATGGCTTGTCATTCTGAGAAAGGGAGGGTTTTGAAGGAGTATAAGAAGAGTGAAAATTCTGAGCTAGTGGACGGTCATTTTGATACAGATGAGAATCTGTCGAGGAAAGCAAGATTCAGAGCAAAGCAGTACAAGAAAACTGCTGTGAAGAGTTTTGAGTTTGGGAATACGAATGGTTCTTCATCTGTTTGTGATTCTGAGGAGGAAGAAACGGAAGATGTTGCTGTGTGTTTGATGATGTTGTCTAGGGATTCTCGGAAATGGAGTGGAGTCAGCTCCATTGTCAAGTCTTCTGATAATCAATCGACAGATTTAGAGACTAAATCGTCTTCAGTTGAAATGAAAACCCCGAGAAATGATGCTATCTACAGGAAGCCAGAGTCTAGTGCTTTGATTACAAAGAGTGTTCATACTAAAAATTATGCTTCTGGTTATCTGAAGAAGGGGGAATCTGAAATTTCAACTGATGAGCTTTTCAATAATCAATATAAAGATGCTGAACTGGCAATGATCTACGACAGGGTACAAAGTTATTCAGCTTATGAAAGTAAAGGTTTGAAGGAACACGAGTTTGGTTATGCTGGCACGAGTACAAAGTTACAGAAGTTTGATTCAAGGAAAAGGTCTAGAGATTGTGATGATAGTACTGAACAGAATCAGAATGTTCACAGCAGGAAAAAATACGACTGTGTAAACTGTCACAGGAGCTTCGATTCATTCCAAGCACTTGGAGGACACAGACCGTGCCACAAAAAGGCTGATCCTACCTTTCAGTACGAGTATGACACAAGTGACAACAGCCTGGAGGATGACATAACTCCCATCTCCACTCCCATCCGGAAGCTTGGTCAGCGTCTTTATAACAGGAAACCAGTTTCTAGAGATATTTCTGTTGATGCTAAAAAGAAAGACAGGGCTAAGAAATCTAAGGCGCATCAATGTCCATTTTGTTCCAAAATGTTTAAGTCTGGCCAGGCTTTAGGGAGTCACAAGAGAACTCATCTAGTATATGATCCTGAAGACTCTGGCAGTTCACCTCCAAATACACGTAATCTAATTGATCTTAATCTTCCAGCACCTGAAGAGGATGATGAGTTCGAGGACAACAACCAGTTCATTTACCAGGACTGA